One part of the uncultured Bacteroides sp. genome encodes these proteins:
- a CDS encoding DMT family transporter, with the protein MSIIINKQGNNSVYHIMALFTVIIWGTTFISTKVLIKQGLSPEDILFYRFLIAYICIWTICPRKLFANTLKDELLFIATGLCGGSLYFIAENRALGITLASNVSLIVCTASIFTAILSHLFIKGERFKKNLISGSFIALAGVAFVVFNGSFILKINPAGDLLTITAALMWAFYSIILKRLDKKYSTLLITRKVFFYGIITLLPTFLISPLTTDTHILFQPTVLGNFIFLGVVASMLCYILWNLCIKHLGAVRTTNYVYIVPLVTLITSSIILNETITPFAITGALLILSGVYIAEKGIPWFKKIAS; encoded by the coding sequence ATGAGCATCATCATAAACAAACAGGGAAACAATAGTGTTTACCATATCATGGCTTTATTTACGGTAATAATCTGGGGAACTACATTTATATCAACCAAAGTTCTCATTAAGCAAGGGCTCTCTCCCGAAGATATTCTTTTCTATCGTTTCTTAATTGCATATATCTGTATCTGGACAATTTGTCCACGTAAACTCTTTGCAAACACTTTGAAAGATGAGCTTTTATTTATTGCAACAGGTTTGTGCGGAGGCTCACTCTATTTTATTGCCGAAAACAGAGCACTAGGAATAACTTTAGCTTCCAATGTATCGTTAATAGTATGTACTGCTTCCATCTTTACAGCAATTCTATCACATCTATTCATCAAAGGTGAAAGATTTAAGAAAAATCTTATATCCGGTTCTTTTATAGCTTTGGCAGGTGTAGCCTTTGTTGTCTTTAATGGTAGCTTTATTCTGAAAATTAACCCGGCTGGAGATCTTCTAACAATCACCGCTGCATTAATGTGGGCTTTTTACAGCATAATTTTAAAAAGACTGGATAAGAAATACTCTACTTTACTAATTACTCGAAAAGTTTTCTTTTACGGAATAATAACTTTACTGCCTACTTTTCTCATTTCACCACTAACAACAGATACTCATATACTTTTTCAACCAACTGTTTTAGGGAATTTCATTTTTCTTGGAGTAGTAGCTTCCATGCTCTGTTACATATTATGGAATTTGTGTATCAAACATTTAGGAGCTGTGCGTACTACAAATTACGTATATATAGTTCCGTTAGTTACTCTTATTACTTCTTCCATAATTTTAAACGAAACAATCACACCATTTGCTATTACTGGAGCATTACTTATCCTAAGCGGAGTATATATAGCAGAAAAAGGGATCCCCTGGTTCAAAAAGATTGCATCCTGA
- a CDS encoding thymidylate synthase — MKQYLDLLDRVMKEGTRKNDRTGTGTISVFGHQMRFNMDDGFPCLTTKKLHLKSIIHELLWFLQGDTNIKYLQDNGVRIWNEWADENGELGHIYGYQWRSWPDYKGGHIDQIKEIVETIKNNPDSRRMLVSAWNVADIDSMKLPPCHILFQFYVADGRLSLQLYQRSADIFLGVPFNIASYALLLQMMAQVTGLKAGDFIHTLGDAHIYVNHLEQVQLQLSREPRPLPKMKINPDVKDIFSFKFEDFELTDYNPHPHIKGIVSV; from the coding sequence ATGAAACAATATTTGGATTTACTCGACAGAGTCATGAAAGAGGGTACCCGAAAAAATGATCGTACGGGAACCGGAACTATTAGTGTATTCGGACATCAGATGCGTTTTAATATGGACGATGGCTTTCCATGCTTAACAACCAAAAAGCTTCATCTGAAATCGATTATCCATGAACTTCTTTGGTTTCTACAAGGAGATACAAATATTAAATATCTTCAGGACAATGGTGTAAGAATCTGGAACGAATGGGCTGACGAGAATGGTGAGTTGGGACATATATATGGTTATCAATGGCGTTCGTGGCCTGATTATAAAGGAGGACATATTGACCAGATTAAAGAAATTGTGGAAACTATCAAAAACAATCCAGACTCTCGCCGTATGCTTGTTAGTGCATGGAATGTTGCAGATATTGATAGCATGAAGCTTCCTCCTTGCCATATTTTATTTCAGTTTTACGTAGCCGACGGAAGATTAAGTTTACAACTTTATCAACGTAGCGCTGATATATTCTTAGGAGTTCCATTTAATATAGCATCCTATGCTTTATTGCTTCAGATGATGGCACAGGTTACGGGACTTAAAGCCGGTGATTTCATTCATACCCTTGGAGATGCACATATCTATGTAAATCACCTCGAACAAGTGCAGCTTCAACTTTCAAGAGAACCTCGCCCGCTTCCTAAAATGAAAATTAATCCAGATGTGAAAGATATATTCAGTTTCAAATTCGAAGATTTTGAGCTTACCGACTATAATCCACATCCTCATATTAAAGGTATAGTATCTGTATAA
- a CDS encoding dihydrofolate reductase, which translates to MTKVSIIVAASLNNAIGRGNQLIYRVPNDMKRFKELTTGHTIIMGRKTFESLPKGALPNRRNLVLSTNPNAEFTGAERFSSLDEAIAACKDEKEVFIIGGDSVYKQAMPKADAIYLTLVEDMTKDADAFFPEIKSEEWKETGREPHSIDEKHHYPYTFINYERR; encoded by the coding sequence ATGACTAAAGTCTCAATTATTGTTGCAGCATCACTTAATAATGCTATTGGCCGGGGTAATCAACTTATATACAGAGTCCCTAATGATATGAAACGTTTTAAAGAACTAACAACGGGGCATACCATTATTATGGGCAGGAAAACTTTTGAATCCTTACCAAAGGGGGCTTTGCCAAACAGGCGAAACCTGGTTCTTTCTACAAATCCTAATGCAGAATTTACCGGAGCAGAACGGTTTTCATCGTTAGATGAAGCTATTGCAGCCTGCAAAGATGAAAAAGAAGTATTTATTATAGGAGGAGATAGTGTATATAAACAGGCAATGCCTAAGGCAGACGCTATTTATCTGACATTAGTTGAAGACATGACTAAAGATGCAGATGCATTTTTCCCTGAAATTAAAAGCGAAGAATGGAAAGAAACGGGCAGAGAGCCTCATTCCATTGATGAGAAACACCACTACCCGTATACTTTTATTAATTATGAAAGGCGTTGA
- a CDS encoding Lrp/AsnC ligand binding domain-containing protein, translated as MGYHQLDRLDKEILRLIADNARIPFLEVARACNVSGAAIHQRIQKLTNLGILKGSEYVIDPEKIGYETCAYIGLYLKDPSSFEAVRKALEDIPEVVECHFTTGQYDMFIKIYAKNNHHLLSVIHDKLQPLGLARTETLISFHEAIKRQMPILDDEDDEEGIQRLS; from the coding sequence ATGGGATATCATCAATTAGATCGTTTGGATAAAGAAATTCTTAGACTGATAGCAGATAATGCTAGAATTCCTTTCCTGGAAGTGGCACGCGCATGTAATGTTTCTGGAGCAGCAATTCATCAACGCATACAAAAACTAACCAATTTAGGTATATTGAAAGGATCTGAATATGTGATTGATCCGGAGAAAATTGGCTATGAAACTTGTGCATATATTGGACTTTACTTAAAAGATCCATCTAGCTTTGAGGCGGTAAGAAAAGCCTTGGAAGATATACCAGAGGTTGTGGAATGCCATTTTACTACCGGCCAGTATGATATGTTTATTAAGATTTATGCAAAGAATAATCACCATTTACTAAGTGTTATTCATGATAAACTTCAGCCACTTGGCTTGGCGCGCACAGAAACACTGATTTCCTTCCACGAAGCCATTAAACGTCAGATGCCAATCCTGGATGATGAAGATGATGAAGAAGGTATTCAACGCCTTTCATAA
- a CDS encoding M64 family metallopeptidase, protein MKKNILLFTLCCFLCMSSYAQSFSDYFIDKTLRIDYIFSGTANQQEISVENLSQLPTWAGRRHHLSEVPLDGNGQITVKDLKSGNCIYKTSFSTLFQEWLDTDEAKSVSRGFENTYLVPYPKQPVEISISFRDKKGNYNTLLKHIVKPDDILIRKQGNTHITPYVYLQKSGTPENCIDVAIMAEGYTKEEMGLFIKDAKIACEALFSHEPFRSMKNRFNIVAVESPSKDSGVSAPKNGIWKNTAFSSHFDSFYSDRYLTSSNITDIHNSLSGIPYEHIIILANTEQYGGGGIYNSFTLTTAHHKHFRPVVVHEFGHSFAGLGDEYYYDEDLFNGVYPFDVEPWEQNITTKVNFPAKWKDMVDNGTAKLIEGGGYSSKGIYRGAEDCRMKTNTCEGFCPVCKRAIKRLIDFYTQP, encoded by the coding sequence ATGAAAAAAAATATTCTACTATTTACACTTTGTTGTTTCTTGTGCATGTCTTCATATGCTCAATCATTCAGCGATTATTTTATAGATAAAACTCTACGTATTGATTATATATTTTCAGGTACTGCTAATCAGCAGGAAATCTCTGTAGAGAATTTATCTCAGTTACCTACCTGGGCTGGAAGACGTCATCATTTATCAGAAGTTCCATTAGATGGTAACGGACAAATTACAGTAAAAGATTTAAAATCGGGAAATTGCATATATAAGACATCATTCAGTACACTTTTTCAGGAATGGTTAGACACGGATGAAGCCAAAAGTGTTTCTCGCGGATTCGAAAACACTTATCTGGTGCCTTACCCAAAACAGCCGGTAGAAATAAGCATTTCTTTCAGAGATAAAAAAGGCAATTACAATACTTTACTTAAGCATATTGTAAAACCAGATGATATTCTGATTAGAAAACAAGGAAATACTCATATTACTCCTTATGTATATCTACAAAAAAGTGGAACTCCGGAAAATTGTATTGATGTGGCTATTATGGCCGAAGGTTATACAAAAGAGGAAATGGGGTTATTTATTAAAGATGCAAAAATAGCTTGCGAAGCACTGTTCAGCCACGAACCTTTCCGCTCCATGAAAAATAGATTTAATATCGTTGCTGTTGAAAGTCCTTCAAAGGACAGTGGCGTAAGTGCACCAAAAAATGGAATCTGGAAGAATACGGCTTTCAGTTCTCACTTCGACAGTTTTTATTCTGACAGATATCTAACCAGCAGCAACATCACAGACATTCATAATTCTCTGTCAGGAATTCCTTATGAACATATTATTATCTTAGCAAATACAGAACAATATGGTGGCGGAGGAATTTACAACTCCTTTACTCTAACTACTGCTCACCACAAACATTTCCGTCCGGTAGTGGTACACGAGTTCGGGCATAGCTTTGCCGGTTTGGGAGATGAATATTATTATGACGAAGATTTATTTAATGGTGTATATCCATTTGATGTTGAGCCTTGGGAGCAAAACATTACCACCAAAGTTAACTTCCCTGCCAAATGGAAAGATATGGTTGATAATGGAACAGCGAAACTGATAGAAGGAGGAGGTTATTCATCTAAAGGAATTTATCGCGGTGCAGAAGATTGCAGGATGAAGACAAATACATGCGAAGGTTTCTGCCCCGTTTGTAAAAGAGCAATAAAGAGACTAATTGATTTCTATACGCAGCCTTAG
- a CDS encoding GNAT family N-acetyltransferase — MISIQHIHTTDKEYYCFVENLFTKAFPKNERRDITLQREYTDGNKLFYNNILLAENEPVGFISYWNLGKFFYIEHFAIHETRRNHKYGQQALCALENLLKGPIILEVELPEDEISKRRINFYQRQGFQLWENEYMQPPYRKEDNYLPMKLMAKGELDSQTDFELIKKTLYKEVYQIEL, encoded by the coding sequence ATGATTTCAATACAACATATTCATACAACCGACAAGGAATATTATTGTTTTGTAGAGAATCTCTTCACGAAAGCTTTTCCCAAAAATGAACGGAGAGATATTACTTTGCAACGGGAGTATACTGACGGTAACAAGCTTTTTTATAATAACATCCTACTGGCTGAGAATGAGCCGGTAGGATTTATTTCTTACTGGAATTTGGGCAAGTTCTTTTATATAGAACACTTTGCCATTCATGAAACTAGAAGAAACCACAAGTATGGTCAGCAGGCACTTTGCGCACTGGAGAATCTATTAAAGGGTCCAATTATTCTGGAAGTTGAACTCCCTGAGGATGAAATAAGCAAACGCCGTATAAACTTTTACCAACGTCAGGGATTTCAGTTATGGGAAAATGAATATATGCAACCTCCTTACAGAAAAGAAGACAATTACCTTCCAATGAAACTGATGGCAAAAGGAGAACTAGATAGCCAGACAGACTTTGAGCTTATTAAAAAGACTTTATATAAAGAAGTTTATCAGATAGAATTATAA
- a CDS encoding biopolymer transporter ExbD → MKRRFVSREKLEIPRINAIALPTIFLILLFFFIMLTSIRKDKVVVGVVDAPQATELSALGKRAIVTTIYIGRPKGKVRSSYRIQLNNQVMTVAQVEYYMKQKQAAIKANESSLLMVKLKIDKDTPMGIVSDVKQALRRANVLNIFYSARPE, encoded by the coding sequence ATGAAAAGAAGATTCGTATCCCGTGAAAAACTGGAAATTCCAAGAATAAACGCAATAGCTTTACCTACAATTTTCCTTATTCTGCTTTTCTTTTTTATAATGCTCACCAGTATTAGAAAGGATAAGGTAGTGGTTGGGGTGGTTGATGCTCCGCAGGCAACCGAATTATCAGCATTAGGAAAAAGGGCTATTGTTACTACTATATATATAGGTAGGCCAAAGGGAAAAGTAAGATCATCCTACCGCATTCAATTAAATAATCAGGTGATGACGGTGGCTCAGGTGGAATATTACATGAAACAAAAGCAAGCTGCAATCAAAGCTAATGAGTCTTCTTTATTAATGGTGAAACTGAAGATTGATAAAGATACTCCAATGGGAATTGTTTCAGATGTAAAGCAGGCCTTGCGTAGAGCAAATGTGCTGAATATTTTTTATTCAGCTCGTCCGGAGTAA
- a CDS encoding biopolymer transporter ExbD, whose amino-acid sequence MRRFKRTIPDVDADWTGYIVVLLLIFFIVITSMDVDQGLARRLPPPIGKYQPAKIEPRNILNVFLTDTDELICGSQIIGIGQLREVAKAFITNPKGDNRLPEKVTKRIPLLGNMQVTVNHVISVKCGRNTTYQAYIDVQNELAGAYNELRDELAKRKWGKKFIELSFDKQQAVSACYPVRISEAEPQLNIGGEK is encoded by the coding sequence ATGAGAAGATTTAAGAGAACAATACCGGATGTGGATGCTGACTGGACAGGATACATTGTTGTTCTGCTGCTTATTTTCTTTATTGTAATCACGTCTATGGATGTTGATCAGGGATTGGCCAGGCGTCTTCCACCGCCGATAGGAAAATATCAACCGGCAAAAATTGAACCTCGCAATATCTTAAATGTTTTTTTGACAGATACAGATGAACTTATCTGTGGAAGTCAGATAATAGGCATTGGTCAACTAAGGGAAGTTGCAAAAGCGTTTATTACGAATCCTAAAGGTGATAATAGACTTCCTGAGAAGGTAACGAAAAGAATACCCTTATTAGGCAATATGCAAGTAACTGTAAACCATGTTATTTCTGTGAAATGTGGAAGGAATACCACCTATCAGGCATATATTGATGTGCAAAATGAATTAGCTGGTGCATATAATGAACTCCGTGACGAATTAGCAAAAAGAAAATGGGGTAAGAAATTCATAGAACTATCTTTTGATAAACAACAGGCTGTCTCTGCTTGCTATCCGGTACGTATTTCAGAGGCCGAACCTCAATTAAACATAGGAGGTGAAAAATGA
- a CDS encoding MotA/TolQ/ExbB proton channel family protein codes for MKRILMALALSGIFFFSGTQTIYAQDGVSANQGETAVTDGNAVAEDGTSAVPKESMGVKLKEKFVEGNPFYMGLVAFSLVIGLSICIERIIYLNLSEVNTERLLEDVELALEKGNVDAAKEICRNTRGPVASICYDGLMRIEQGPKSVEKAVTTSGGVQLGLLEKGCSWISLFVKIAPALGFLGTVVGMVQAFDSVQLEGNISPAVIAGGMKVALLTTIFGLIAAVILQIFYNYILAKIESLTHEMEESTNTLIDFVVKYNMKYRQ; via the coding sequence ATGAAAAGAATATTGATGGCGCTTGCTTTATCAGGAATCTTTTTCTTTAGCGGAACACAAACCATTTATGCGCAAGACGGAGTGTCTGCCAATCAAGGGGAAACTGCTGTAACTGATGGCAATGCTGTTGCCGAAGATGGCACATCTGCTGTACCCAAAGAAAGCATGGGCGTAAAGCTGAAAGAAAAATTCGTGGAAGGTAATCCTTTCTATATGGGATTAGTTGCATTCTCTTTGGTGATTGGACTTTCTATTTGCATTGAACGTATTATCTATTTGAATCTTTCTGAAGTAAACACCGAAAGATTACTAGAAGATGTGGAGCTTGCATTGGAAAAAGGAAATGTAGATGCAGCGAAAGAAATTTGCAGAAATACCCGTGGCCCTGTTGCTTCAATTTGTTATGATGGATTAATGCGCATAGAGCAAGGACCAAAATCTGTAGAAAAAGCTGTTACCACAAGTGGAGGTGTGCAATTGGGATTGTTGGAGAAAGGATGTTCATGGATTTCTTTGTTCGTTAAGATTGCGCCGGCATTAGGATTTTTGGGAACAGTGGTTGGTATGGTTCAGGCTTTCGATAGTGTTCAGCTTGAAGGTAATATTTCTCCTGCGGTAATAGCCGGGGGTATGAAAGTGGCGCTGCTCACTACCATTTTTGGTCTTATTGCAGCTGTAATTCTGCAGATATTTTATAACTATATTCTTGCCAAGATAGAATCTTTGACTCACGAAATGGAAGAGTCAACAAATACTTTAATTGATTTTGTGGTCAAGTACAACATGAAGTATAGACAATAA
- a CDS encoding TatD family hydrolase — protein sequence MNFIDTHSHLFLEEFAEDLPLVMQRAKAAGVSRIYMPNIDCSTIKPLLDTVAQYPDYCFPMIGLHPTSVNADFREELKAMKEMLDQSHPFVAIGEVGMDLYWDRTFINEQFEAFETQIQWSAEYRLPLVIHSRDSFEEVYQVIKRNEHKNLKGIFHSFTGTVEEAERLLQFDGFYLGINGVVTFKKSTLPETLKNVPLERIVLETDSPYLTPAPNRGKRNESANVKDTLLELAAIYQCSPENVAETTTMNALKIFS from the coding sequence ATGAATTTTATAGATACACATTCGCATCTTTTTTTAGAAGAATTTGCCGAAGATCTCCCGCTTGTTATGCAACGAGCCAAAGCAGCCGGCGTAAGCCGCATTTATATGCCCAATATAGATTGCTCAACTATTAAACCGTTATTGGATACGGTTGCACAATATCCCGATTATTGTTTTCCGATGATTGGCCTTCATCCAACGTCTGTTAATGCCGATTTCAGAGAAGAGCTGAAGGCTATGAAAGAAATGCTTGACCAATCTCATCCTTTTGTTGCAATAGGAGAGGTGGGGATGGATTTATATTGGGACAGAACCTTTATTAACGAACAGTTCGAAGCGTTCGAAACACAGATTCAATGGTCGGCCGAATACCGGTTACCCTTAGTTATTCACAGCCGCGACTCTTTCGAAGAAGTTTATCAGGTTATTAAGCGAAACGAACATAAAAATCTGAAAGGAATATTTCATAGCTTCACAGGAACGGTGGAAGAAGCCGAACGGCTTTTGCAGTTCGATGGTTTTTATCTGGGTATTAACGGAGTGGTGACTTTTAAGAAATCAACACTTCCCGAAACTTTGAAAAATGTTCCTTTAGAGAGAATAGTTTTGGAAACAGATTCCCCCTATCTCACTCCGGCTCCTAATCGTGGAAAAAGAAATGAAAGTGCCAATGTGAAAGATACTCTCCTGGAATTGGCCGCAATTTACCAATGTTCACCTGAAAATGTTGCCGAAACAACAACAATGAATGCTTTAAAGATATTTAGTTAG
- a CDS encoding polyprenyl synthetase family protein encodes MYTQTTALSLINQYISELSYTHAPKSLYDPVEYVLSLGGKRIRPVLMLMAYNMYKDNVAEILSPAVGLEIYHNFTLLHDDLMDKADMRRNRPTVHKVWDDNTAILSGDTMLVLAYRYVSDCSSDYLKNVLDTFTQAALEVCEGQQYDMDFEHRNDVREEEYIEMIRLKTSVLLAAALKMGGQLAGASAEDAQNLCDFGVNIGIAFQLKDDLLDVYGDPKVFGKNIGGDILCNKKTYMLIKALEGADKDQTVALQSWLDKDSYEPKEKIEAVTALYNQIGVKLLCENKMKEYYAKGVESLARVNVTDEKKKELKTVAEHLMYREM; translated from the coding sequence ATGTATACACAAACAACAGCACTTAGTTTAATTAATCAATATATTTCAGAATTATCATATACACATGCTCCTAAAAGCCTTTATGATCCGGTGGAATATGTACTCTCTTTAGGAGGTAAGCGTATTCGTCCGGTTTTAATGTTGATGGCTTATAACATGTACAAGGACAATGTTGCAGAAATATTATCGCCGGCCGTTGGTCTGGAAATCTATCACAATTTCACTTTGCTTCACGATGATTTGATGGACAAAGCAGATATGCGAAGAAATAGGCCAACTGTGCATAAGGTGTGGGATGATAATACAGCAATCCTTTCGGGTGATACAATGTTGGTGTTGGCATATCGCTATGTCTCAGATTGCTCATCTGATTATCTGAAGAATGTATTGGATACTTTTACACAAGCCGCACTTGAAGTATGTGAAGGTCAGCAATATGATATGGACTTCGAGCACAGAAATGATGTAAGAGAAGAAGAATATATTGAAATGATTCGCTTAAAAACTTCTGTATTGCTTGCTGCTGCTCTTAAAATGGGAGGCCAACTTGCTGGAGCATCAGCAGAAGACGCGCAGAATCTTTGTGATTTTGGTGTAAATATAGGAATTGCATTCCAGCTCAAGGATGACTTGCTGGATGTTTATGGCGATCCGAAAGTTTTCGGAAAAAATATAGGTGGAGATATTCTTTGTAACAAAAAGACATATATGCTGATAAAGGCATTAGAAGGAGCTGATAAAGATCAGACAGTTGCCTTGCAAAGTTGGTTAGATAAAGATAGTTATGAACCGAAAGAGAAAATAGAAGCCGTAACTGCATTGTATAACCAAATAGGGGTAAAGCTTTTGTGTGAGAATAAAATGAAAGAATATTATGCCAAAGGAGTAGAAAGCCTTGCTCGTGTTAATGTAACAGACGAGAAAAAAAAGGAACTAAAAACTGTGGCCGAACATTTAATGTATAGAGAAATGTAA
- a CDS encoding energy transducer TonB produces the protein MEVKKMPKLDLERKKPIGFLIGLAIALILLLGAFQMRIPKIITDDKITAVAVEEEIVPITVQEEKHVSLQSKIEKANLPLPSTDNYAQQVEEMDNSYTEEPRTVIISSHYSVQFTQQQSDELESEESIQFTEYQPEFPGGQAALLDFLRRNVHYPAAAQESGIQGRVIVQFVVNRDGMVTNPVVLRSVNSLLDREAIRVVSSMPRWRPGMQGGRTVRATYAVPVTFKLK, from the coding sequence ATGGAAGTGAAGAAAATGCCTAAATTAGATTTAGAAAGGAAGAAACCGATAGGCTTCCTTATAGGTCTTGCTATTGCATTAATTCTTCTTTTGGGAGCTTTTCAGATGAGAATTCCCAAAATTATAACTGATGATAAAATTACAGCTGTAGCTGTAGAAGAAGAGATTGTTCCTATAACAGTGCAGGAAGAAAAGCACGTGTCTTTGCAATCTAAAATAGAAAAGGCGAATTTACCTTTGCCTTCAACGGATAATTATGCTCAGCAAGTTGAAGAAATGGATAATTCTTATACAGAAGAACCGCGTACGGTCATTATATCAAGTCACTACTCTGTTCAGTTTACACAGCAACAGTCTGATGAACTTGAAAGTGAAGAATCTATTCAATTTACAGAATATCAGCCGGAGTTTCCAGGTGGGCAAGCTGCATTGCTTGATTTCTTAAGACGGAATGTTCATTATCCGGCTGCTGCACAGGAAAGTGGAATTCAGGGACGGGTAATAGTTCAATTTGTTGTCAATAGAGACGGTATGGTTACAAATCCGGTTGTTTTGCGTAGCGTTAATTCTCTGTTAGACAGAGAAGCGATCCGTGTTGTTTCATCTATGCCACGATGGCGGCCCGGAATGCAAGGAGGAAGAACTGTACGGGCAACCTATGCTGTTCCTGTCACCTTTAAACTGAAATAA
- the porQ gene encoding type IX secretion system protein PorQ, protein MKHRLLIILLIFSSLAVKAQSGGSVFKFLELPFSSHASALGGDNISIIEDDITMAIHNPALLSCVTDKTLNLNYMNYIDGVGVGSAAFSRTLGERSTWAVAAQYVNYGNFKETTDEDVELGTFPAKDMAFTGIYSYDLTDYWSGGVSTKMIYSTYEKYSSFAIGVDLGLNYYNEYSGYSASILARNLGGQIKAFDEVHENLPVDLLVGISKKLSHAPFRISVTMHNLTDWRSSSNSSNSEVKDKFSKTFLNHFIFGLDFLPTQTTYVSWGYNCKRASDMKVNGSSGWSGMALGAGIQIKKLKIGASYAKYHTSSSSLLFNFAMTL, encoded by the coding sequence ATGAAACATCGCCTTCTTATTATACTGCTGATATTTTCGTCTTTAGCTGTAAAGGCTCAAAGCGGAGGAAGTGTATTTAAATTTTTGGAATTGCCATTTTCTTCGCATGCATCTGCATTGGGAGGTGATAATATTTCCATTATTGAAGATGATATTACAATGGCAATTCACAACCCTGCGTTATTATCTTGTGTCACTGATAAAACTCTTAATCTAAACTACATGAATTACATTGATGGAGTTGGAGTTGGAAGTGCTGCGTTTTCAAGGACATTGGGCGAACGGTCAACCTGGGCAGTTGCGGCTCAATATGTAAACTACGGAAACTTTAAAGAAACAACTGATGAAGATGTTGAACTAGGAACCTTCCCGGCTAAAGATATGGCTTTTACCGGAATATATTCTTATGATCTAACAGACTATTGGAGCGGTGGTGTTTCTACAAAAATGATTTATTCCACTTATGAAAAATATTCATCCTTTGCCATAGGTGTAGACTTAGGATTAAACTATTACAACGAGTATTCTGGCTACTCGGCTTCTATTCTTGCTAGGAATTTAGGTGGACAAATAAAAGCTTTTGATGAAGTACACGAAAATTTACCCGTAGATTTATTGGTAGGAATCAGTAAAAAGCTTTCTCATGCTCCTTTTCGCATATCTGTTACAATGCATAACCTTACAGACTGGAGATCTTCTTCTAATTCCTCAAACAGTGAAGTGAAGGACAAGTTTAGTAAAACCTTCCTAAACCATTTTATTTTTGGACTTGATTTTCTTCCCACCCAAACAACCTATGTTTCCTGGGGATATAACTGTAAACGGGCCAGTGATATGAAAGTTAATGGTTCCAGTGGATGGTCGGGCATGGCTTTGGGAGCAGGCATACAAATTAAAAAACTAAAAATAGGAGCGTCATATGCAAAATATCATACATCAAGTTCTTCTCTTTTATTTAATTTTGCAATGACATTATAA
- the cmk gene encoding (d)CMP kinase, whose product MKKITIAIDGFSSCGKSTMAKDLAKEIGYIYIDSGAMYRAVTLYCIKNGLFSGDEINIQELERRIKDIHITFKLDEKTQLPRTYLNGEDVEDAIRTMEVSSKVSPVSAIGFVRSALVSLQQEMGKEKGIVMDGRDIGTTVFPEAELKIYVTASPDIRALRRYDELKAKGQEVKFEEILQNVKERDYIDQNRKVSPLKRAKDALLLDNSLLTIEEQKEWLLKQFEKATLQN is encoded by the coding sequence ATGAAAAAAATTACAATAGCAATTGATGGTTTCTCTTCTTGTGGAAAAAGCACAATGGCAAAAGACTTGGCCAAAGAAATTGGTTATATCTATATTGACAGCGGTGCTATGTATCGTGCAGTCACTCTTTATTGCATTAAAAATGGATTGTTTTCAGGTGATGAAATAAACATTCAGGAGCTGGAACGCCGTATTAAAGATATTCATATCACATTTAAACTTGATGAAAAAACACAGCTTCCCAGAACTTACCTGAACGGAGAAGATGTAGAAGATGCAATCCGCACAATGGAAGTTTCTTCAAAAGTGAGTCCGGTAAGTGCTATTGGTTTTGTGCGTTCGGCATTGGTATCATTGCAGCAGGAAATGGGGAAAGAAAAAGGTATTGTGATGGATGGGCGTGATATAGGAACAACTGTATTTCCTGAAGCTGAATTAAAAATATATGTTACAGCTTCACCAGATATACGCGCACTTCGCCGTTATGATGAACTCAAGGCCAAAGGACAGGAAGTTAAATTCGAAGAGATTCTGCAAAACGTAAAGGAAAGAGATTATATTGACCAAAACAGAAAAGTTAGTCCTCTGAAAAGAGCCAAAGATGCACTCTTACTGGATAATAGTCTTCTGACTATTGAAGAACAGAAAGAATGGTTACTAAAGCAATTCGAAAAAGCAACTCTACAAAATTAA